The genomic DNA ATGATCAACAACCAGCTCTAAACCTTTTTCTACTTTATCATTTAGCTTTAGAACAGGTATATCCCTATTCATTACTTCTTCAACCTTCATAGCTTCTAATCTTTCAAACTCAATTCGTTCTAAACCGAGAATTGAATCAAAGATGTGTGTAGAACTAATGAGCCCGTGCAACTTGTAATACGGGTCTAATACCGGTACGGCTGTATAACCTGTTTTTGTTAGAACCAGCAAAGCATGTTCGAGGTTATTACCTATTTGAACGTGCGCTACCTTATCGGATTGTATTATTAGGTCCTTAATTGTTGTTTCTAAAAATTCATTACTTTGGAGGCTAATCATGATTGCATTCCCCTTATCACTAATAATTCTCTTTATCTATAGTATACTATATGCATTTTGCTTAATTTCGTATTACGGCTAGCATGAATATTCATAATTTCATTTTATATTTTAACACATTACGGATAGGTATGAGGTCACTTTTTTCTAAAGTCCTATCAAACAATGTTTAATGAACAATTCCGAAAAAAAGACTATCACTTTAAGTAATAGTCGTATCATTCTATATTTCATCTATAAGTTTATCATATAGGGCAATTAAGCGCTTGTATACGAGTTCGTCTGTTGGTTTTGAACCGTTCTCGATGTCTGCGATTTCAACACTTACTAGGTCTAATGCATATCGTTGACTAAATAGAACTTCTAATAACAAAGCTTGTTCATCCCTTGTAAGCCTATTTAATGTGCCGTTTATCATTGCTTTTCCCTCCAACTAAGAAATCTGGTTATTAATTTATAGTTTCAAAGAGAGGGAAACATGCTTGTCAATAATTTACAACTACTTGGTATAGCGGTTGGCATAACTGAAAGCAGCATAAGACTCAGGTTTTATTTTTGCTTCAAGACCCATAGCAGTTATTCTTCCTGTCATATCCTGAATTAGTTCCTTTGTTGCTCCTCTACTACCAATATCCAAATGTATCTCAATAGTTAAATCAGCTCCTTCATCAGCATACGGAAGAATGATTTCAGTTAAGTCAGCTAAGTCCTCCGGGGAAAATAAATAGGCAATTTCTTGACTGAATGAAGTTTCTAAGGAAATTTTTTCTCTTATACTTTTTAGGGGTCGTTTAACATTATAATTTCTTAAGCATCCCCATGCACCTTTCCCCACACGGTGTAAGTGAATCGCTGTAATAAATCGAGTTTCGGTTTGATGCACATGTGAATCAGTTCCAATGGAAAGAACATAACGTGAACGTGGATCCTTCTTCATAAAATCCTTCATTCGAGTCAATACCAACTCAAAATCCATATCCTTTTCAGACACATTATAAAACCTAAACGATTCGATGATACAACAGCTCCTTTTGTTCTCTTTTATATACTATACGTCCAACTTAAGAAAGATGTTAAAAAATATATAGGAGATATGAAAGGTTGTTTTAAGCACATATAAATCATTGCTTTTTAGTATATTTTCACTTAGTGGATTGGAGCGGAAGGCACTTGACTCCTGCTCAGAAGTTGAGGAAAGGTCGAGACCCAGCAGACGGAACGTTGAGGAGGATCGACTTCCTCCCCGATGGGAATCCGCCCTTGAAAAAGCCGGCAGTTGGGCTTTTTCATGATTCCCCGCAAAAAGCAAGTGCCTGCAGCGAAAAGGAGCGGTCTAGATCAAAAGTTACAAAATAAAAAAGCCTTTCAATCGCTTGAAAGACTTTTTTTACCCTTTACTTGTTTCAATATTGCGTTTTGTGTAATCACATTGTGAACAGCGATAAATAACATTTTGATTAGATTGAGCAGTTAAGACCTCTTCAAATCTTGCTTTCGATTGACATTTCGGACAAGTAACAATTGGATCCATGAAAAGCCTCCTATTGTTTAGAATTCACCTTCCGGCACAAAAATATCGTTCTTATTGATGGCTCTATTCTTCGTTGCCAACACTAATCCAAGTTCTGTTTCATGATTTACATCATTAAAAATTGTAAAGGGAATATTTAACTTATTAACAATCTTTATGTATTTAGATAAATATGAATAATTCAAATCTCCATCTAAATACATGTGACAGTCTGGATAATTTTTTATCAACTCAACGATGGGGGCGTACGACTCATTCTTCATAACCTGTCGATTAGTTAAGGCGACAATTACTCGTTCTCTGATCGTTGAAAGATATAGTTTCCGCTCATCCACGTTTGTTTCTTTATTTCCATACATGCCTCTATTTAGATAGTCCTGAATATTTTCGCTCATTATTCACCTCTGAGCACATTTAATTGTGTTAATTACTATTAGCTAATTAAATCAAAAATCTCAATAGCAATCATATCTACATTATCAAACTGATAGGATTTCGGCTTTTCCCCTTGTTGATAAATTTCCAACTCAAAGGTTCCTGTTTTATCAAAATACTTTACACTACACTTTTTCTCACCATTCACCTCAAAAAAACGTTGAGGTGGTTCTCCACCATCTGATTTTTCTTGAAGACTAATTAGACGCGTTAAAATTCCTTGAAGCTGTGACATTGTCCCTCTCCTTTCTTATTACAGTGTGACTTCCCTTTTATATTAGCATTAACAATCCACAATGTTCTATCCAAAAACATTTTGATTTTGAAATTCTTGTTATTCTCTATAATTAGAATTTTAAATCAATTTCCTGTAAACTGAATACACTACACTAATTTTAGGGAGTTGAATACATGAATCAGTTAATTAGATTAAATGAAAGTATCACCTTAATTGATGACTTTGATTTAGGTAGATCGGCTAGAACAGGTACATATGTTATAAAAGAGGAGAAGCTAGCCATTGTTGAAACATGTGCAAGCCCTTCAATCCCTTTTATCCTAGAAGGTCTACATAAGCTGGATATCCAACCTGAAGAGGTTGAGTATATCATTGTAACACACATTCACCTCGACCATGCAGGAGGAGCTGGACTTTTACTAGAAAAATGTTCTAATGCGAAGGTTGTTGTTCATCCAAAAGGAGCAAGACATCTAGCTAACCCTTCAAGATTAATTGCTGGAGCAAAGGCTGTATATGGTAAAAAATTTGAAGAATTATTTGAACCAATTTTACCTATTCCTGAGGAAAAAATCATAACAATGCAAGATGGTGAATCACTAAAATTGTCTTCGGACTGCACTTTAACTTTCTATGACACCCCAGGGCACGCAAATCATCATTTTAGTATACATGAATCAGTTAGTAATGGGATATTTACTGGAGATACAATTGGTATTTACTACCAGGAACTAATGAAAGAAGGAGTCGAACTTTACTTACCAACAACCTCTCCTAACCAATTCGATCCGGATGTCATGTTGAGTTCAACTAGACGAATAAAAGAGCTTTCGCCCCGTTCAATTTATTTTGGTCACTTTGGTATGTCTACAAACGTTCAAGAAATATTTAAACAAATTCAACATTGGATCCCTATCTTTGTCGCTTCAGGTGAAGAGGGTCTAAAAAACACTCATGATCTATCTTTCATAGAACAAAAAGAAGCAGTAAAAGCTCGGCTTCTTGAGGCAATTATCCTTCACCTTGATACACTAGGTATATCGAGAAATCATGAGGTCTATTCTATTCTTGATTTAGATTTAGAGGTGTGTGCAATGGGAATTATTGATTACTTACTTAAAAAATAATTTAAAAAAGGAACCTTAAGGGTTCCTTTTTTGTGATGTAAGTGAATTGATTCTGATATTCCATTTGTAAGACAAAGTAGCTTCCCCAATGTTGATACGAAATATATGAATGATCTTGTGTTGGAACCATCCTAAATTCTGTTTTTGGTAGTGTATTCTTTGAAAGTGACTTTTCTTCTATACTTTTAATAAAAGCTGGCTTTTTAGTACTTTCTACAAATTCATTAACCTTCCAGTGGCCTTCATCTTCTACTAAAATTACTGTTTCAAAATGATCGTCATAATCTACAGGACCCTCTTCAGGTTTTTGAAAGAACTCATATACATAGATTTGATTCTTCTCTGAATCATATATAAATTTTGTGTCGTCTGTATATGAATAAAAAGGAATATAGTACAGCGCAAAATCTGAACCGTAAATAGTATACCCCTCTTCTTCATAAACAAGGTTTTCCTCTAGGAATAACTTTGCATAATCGTCAGTAAAATAAGGATCTAACGTATCTCTTGACTCTTTATAGGTTTGATACTTTTCCCCTAAAGAAGTTTGTGCTTTATATGCATCCTTAAGAAAGTCCAATGCTTCTTCCCTAGTAAATGCTTCTTGTGCCTTTACAGTCTGATGATGGAATAGAAATCCTAGTACAATAACGGACATAATTAAATAATAATGACGCTTACTCAAAATATCACCCTTTCCTTAAGGCTTGTACTTATCATTGTATCAACATTACGTTTCTTAAAGGCCATTAATCGTTCGTAAAAATCCCTCACCTTTTGACAGGTTATTGCCTGTACGAACAATATTCCCCCTTTCTCACGATTACAAACAAAATATGTTCAGTTAATATGAGATATTAAGGTGGATTTTGTTTAGATTACGTATAAACTGTCGACAGAAAAATCTGAACTGGACCGTTCCTTTCCGTTGTAATTTACTATTCGTTATATATTAAAAGCACACTATTACTAAGAAAAGAGAACTACAAAAAAACCACAAAGACAAATTGTCCTTGTGGTTTGGGTTACCATGAAGTAGCAACAGCGTTGTATATAATAAAAGCAATGACTAACACAGCTGCTATAGCATAAGTAAGAAAAACCGGGTTTAGAATATATGGATGGTCTTGGACCTTTTCACTGATTTCGGTATCGTATTCGCTACGCATAGTATGCTGTTTTGTTCCAAGTCTATACGTATAGATTAGTCCAAAAGCCAATATAAGAATTACTAAAATTGAAAGAACAAGATTCAACTGCTCCATACTAAATCACCACCTTGTTTTTGTTACTTTCCCACAAAAACAAAGTCCTTATCCATAAATAAGATAAGGATATGTGTAAAATACTATAGAGCATCATGATCATATAAATAATCATAAGGTACATCTATAAATAGGTATAGATGGTCATCTAGTGGGTAAGAAAATGTCCTAATTATTTCTCCAGTCTCAATATCACTATATAAATCAGAAAGAATTCCGATTCGTTTCGTTCTCATTCGAAAAATTGTCTCAAGAAAATAAGGTCTCCAGCTCCAATTTTTCATATAATAATGCTCTTGAACAAGCCATTTATTGTCCTTCTTGAGAAGGTTGGCAGATTGTTGAAAACCATCCTCATCACAAATGTACATTCTAAAACTTTTATCATGTAATGTCTTACCCAAATAAGATAGGAACTCATTATATGATTCGTTCTTTTTAAATTTTACAAGAGCAGACTGTAGCTGAACATGAAATTCTTCAGATATAGTATACAGTGCTTCAAGCTTTCTCTTTTCATACTTAATAAATTGCTGAAACTCCTGCTTTAATCGCTCTTTTAGTAGATCTCTTTCAACAAATTCTCTAGCTGGTTTTTGAAGATAATAGCCTTGATAGTATCGACCGCCATTTTTCCAAGCATATTGGAGTTGAAAGGCAGATTCAATATCCTCATATAGAAGGGTTGCTCCTAACTTTCTTGCTAACAATGAAATAGAATAGACAACATCATGAAACGATTGGCTAATTTCGGTTTGACGTAAAACCTGCAGATCAATTTTTAAAATATCTGGAGTTAAAATACCTATTCTCTCTAAATTACTACTTTCTTTCCCAATATTATCAACAGCAATTTTTATTCCGTACGTTCGATAATAGGTAAGTAAATGATTTAGCTGTTCGATATCGCCTTGAAAGTTATGCTCAGTAATCTCAACTACAACATTGTTAAGGTCTAATCCTTTTTGTTGATAGGTTAAAAGCATTTCTAGAAATGCTTCCCCATGATCTAGCATTAATAAGTTTGCATTACGATTTATAAAGATTAGACTATGTTTATGAAATTCAGAAAATACTCCTAAAGCCTTTCTTAAAATTTCATTATCAACCTCTAAACGGAATTCCTCTGGAATGGTTTCATCATGAAAAAATGGACCTAAACTTTTTATACCTTGCTCAGTTTTTATCCTCCCAAACACCTCATATCCGATTACACATTGTTCATCCGCGCTAAAAATCGCCTGATAATAAGGTACAACTTGATCGATGTTTGCCATAA from Cytobacillus luteolus includes the following:
- the cbpB gene encoding cyclic-di-AMP-binding protein CbpB: MISLQSNEFLETTIKDLIIQSDKVAHVQIGNNLEHALLVLTKTGYTAVPVLDPYYKLHGLISSTHIFDSILGLERIEFERLEAMKVEEVMNRDIPVLKLNDKVEKGLELVVDHPFVCVENEENFFEGIFTRRAVLKQLNKHVKKLNK
- a CDS encoding ribonuclease H-like YkuK family protein, which gives rise to MIESFRFYNVSEKDMDFELVLTRMKDFMKKDPRSRYVLSIGTDSHVHQTETRFITAIHLHRVGKGAWGCLRNYNVKRPLKSIREKISLETSFSQEIAYLFSPEDLADLTEIILPYADEGADLTIEIHLDIGSRGATKELIQDMTGRITAMGLEAKIKPESYAAFSYANRYTK
- a CDS encoding YueI family protein: MSENIQDYLNRGMYGNKETNVDERKLYLSTIRERVIVALTNRQVMKNESYAPIVELIKNYPDCHMYLDGDLNYSYLSKYIKIVNKLNIPFTIFNDVNHETELGLVLATKNRAINKNDIFVPEGEF
- a CDS encoding YkuJ family protein, whose translation is MSQLQGILTRLISLQEKSDGGEPPQRFFEVNGEKKCSVKYFDKTGTFELEIYQQGEKPKSYQFDNVDMIAIEIFDLIS
- a CDS encoding EAL-associated domain-containing protein, with translation MMDPLDIMANIDQVVPYYQAIFSADEQCVIGYEVFGRIKTEQGIKSLGPFFHDETIPEEFRLEVDNEILRKALGVFSEFHKHSLIFINRNANLLMLDHGEAFLEMLLTYQQKGLDLNNVVVEITEHNFQGDIEQLNHLLTYYRTYGIKIAVDNIGKESSNLERIGILTPDILKIDLQVLRQTEISQSFHDVVYSISLLARKLGATLLYEDIESAFQLQYAWKNGGRYYQGYYLQKPAREFVERDLLKERLKQEFQQFIKYEKRKLEALYTISEEFHVQLQSALVKFKKNESYNEFLSYLGKTLHDKSFRMYICDEDGFQQSANLLKKDNKWLVQEHYYMKNWSWRPYFLETIFRMRTKRIGILSDLYSDIETGEIIRTFSYPLDDHLYLFIDVPYDYLYDHDAL
- the abbA gene encoding antirepressor AbbA yields the protein MINGTLNRLTRDEQALLLEVLFSQRYALDLVSVEIADIENGSKPTDELVYKRLIALYDKLIDEI
- a CDS encoding MBL fold metallo-hydrolase, translating into MNQLIRLNESITLIDDFDLGRSARTGTYVIKEEKLAIVETCASPSIPFILEGLHKLDIQPEEVEYIIVTHIHLDHAGGAGLLLEKCSNAKVVVHPKGARHLANPSRLIAGAKAVYGKKFEELFEPILPIPEEKIITMQDGESLKLSSDCTLTFYDTPGHANHHFSIHESVSNGIFTGDTIGIYYQELMKEGVELYLPTTSPNQFDPDVMLSSTRRIKELSPRSIYFGHFGMSTNVQEIFKQIQHWIPIFVASGEEGLKNTHDLSFIEQKEAVKARLLEAIILHLDTLGISRNHEVYSILDLDLEVCAMGIIDYLLKK
- a CDS encoding DUF3993 domain-containing protein — its product is MSKRHYYLIMSVIVLGFLFHHQTVKAQEAFTREEALDFLKDAYKAQTSLGEKYQTYKESRDTLDPYFTDDYAKLFLEENLVYEEEGYTIYGSDFALYYIPFYSYTDDTKFIYDSEKNQIYVYEFFQKPEEGPVDYDDHFETVILVEDEGHWKVNEFVESTKKPAFIKSIEEKSLSKNTLPKTEFRMVPTQDHSYISYQHWGSYFVLQMEYQNQFTYITKKEPLRFLF